In the genome of Thermoleophilia bacterium, the window TGTCCGAGCGCAACCTCCGGGTGCACATCGCCAGTCGCATCGGGATTCACTCCGTCCACCACCGCGGCGCCCGCGGCCCGCCATGGCAGCAGCACGATGGGATGCTCGGGAGACTCCAAGAGCGCTGCTTCTGCCACGCCGACCACGCAGCAGCGGCGCACCGCGGCCACGTCGGCAAACATCACCGCCAGCGGCTTGTGCGGCCGACCCTTGCGCTTCTTGAGCCTGCGCACTGCGGCACCGTCGCCGGCTAGGCAGGCGAGATGAAACCCACCGAGCCCTTTGACGGCCAAGATGTCGCCCGCGCACAGAAGCTCGGCGGCCGTTTGCAGCGGACCGGCGGGGTCTTCCGTTGTGCCGACTCGCAGTTCCTGCGTCGCCTCACCATCGCCGAGACGGCGCACGAGTCGCAGTCGCGGACCACAGACCGGGCACGCGTTGGGCTCCGCGTGAAAGCGGCGATTGGCCGGATCCTCGTACTCGCGGCGACATGCCGGGCAGAGCGGAAAGACGCGCATCGTCGTGCGTTCGCGATCGTACGGCAGGCTCTCGATGATGGAGAATCGAGGGCCGCAATCGGTGCAGTTCGTGAACGGATACTGATAGCGACGATCGCACGGATCGAACAGTTCTCGCCGGCAGGCGGCGCAGGTC includes:
- a CDS encoding acylphosphatase: MTEGVVQCGDGGVEAARLRVRGVVQGVGFRPFVYALAQEHHLAGWVRNTSAGVEIHVEGTPAALNDFAAALPRQAPPRAIVTECVREAADVSAAASFVILESAADPDAYQLVSPDLATCAACRRELFDPCDRRYQYPFTNCTDCGPRFSIIESLPYDRERTTMRVFPLCPACRREYEDPANRRFHAEPNACPVCGPRLRLVRRLGDGEATQELRVGTTEDPAGPLQTAAELLCAGDILAVKGLGGFHLACLAGDGAAVRRLKKRKGRPHKPLAVMFADVAAVRRCCVVGVAEAALLESPEHPIVLLPWRAAGAAVVDGVNPDATGDVHPEVALG